Proteins encoded in a region of the Trichosurus vulpecula isolate mTriVul1 chromosome 9, mTriVul1.pri, whole genome shotgun sequence genome:
- the LOC118831678 gene encoding mitochondrial uncoupling protein 2-like isoform X2 encodes MVAFKPTDVPPKATVKFLRAGTAACIADLITFPLDTAKVRLQIQGESQGAIRASSTTAQYRGVMGTILTMVKTEGPGSLYNGLVAGLQRQMSFASVHNGLYDYVKQFYTKGSEHAGIGSRLLAGCTTGALAVGVAQPTDVLKVRFQAQARAGGSWRYQGTVDAYKTIAQEEGLRGLQKDDLPCHFTSAFGASFCTTIIASPVDAVKTRYMNFAAGQYASASHCALTMLRKQGPQAFYKGFMPSFLCLGSWNVEMFVTYDQPKWALMAARTSREAPF; translated from the exons ATGGTTGCATTTAAGCCTACAGATGTGCCTCCAAAAGCCACCGTAAAGTTCCTCAGGGCTGGCACTGCTGCCTGCATCGCTGACCTCATCACCTTCCCCCTGGACACAGCCAAAGTCCGGCTGCAGATTCAAGGAGAGAGCCAGGGAGCCATCCGAGCTTCCTCTACCACTGCCCAGTATCGGGGTGTCATGGGCACCATTCTGACCATGGTGAAGACTGAGGGCCCTGGCAGTCTGTACAATGGGCTGGTGGCTGGGTTGCAGCGCCAGATGAGTTTTGCTTCTGTCCACAATGGCCTCTATGACTATGTCAAGCAGTTCTACACCAAGGGATCTGAGCATGCAGGCATTGGGAGCCGCCTCCTGGCAGGCTGCACCACAGGGGCACTGGCAGTGGGCGTAGCCCAACCCACAGATGTGTTGAAGGTACGTTTCCAGGCCCAGGCTCGTGCAGGTGGCAGCTGGAGATATCAGGGTACAGTGGATGCCTATAAGACTATTGCCCAAGAGGAGGGCCTTCGGGGCTTACAGAAA GATGACCTTCCATGCCACTTCACATCGGCCTTTGGAGCTAGCTTCTGCACCACCATCATTGCTTCCCCCGTGGATGCGGTCAAGACAAGATACATGAACTTTGCCGCGGGCCAGTATGCCAGTGCTAGCCACTGCGCCCTCACCATGCTTCGGAAGCAGGGACCCCAAGCCTTCTACAAAGGGttcatgccttccttcctctgcttGGGCTCCTGGAATGTAGAGATGTTTGTCACCTATGATCAACCGAAATGGGCCCTGATGGCTGCTCGCACTTCCCGGGAAGCTCCTTTCTGA
- the LOC118831678 gene encoding mitochondrial uncoupling protein 2-like isoform X1 — MVAFKPTDVPPKATVKFLRAGTAACIADLITFPLDTAKVRLQIQGESQGAIRASSTTAQYRGVMGTILTMVKTEGPGSLYNGLVAGLQRQMSFASVHNGLYDYVKQFYTKGSEHAGIGSRLLAGCTTGALAVGVAQPTDVLKVRFQAQARAGGSWRYQGTVDAYKTIAQEEGLRGLQKGSSPNVAHNAIVNCAELVTYDLTKDVLLKAHLMTDDLPCHFTSAFGASFCTTIIASPVDAVKTRYMNFAAGQYASASHCALTMLRKQGPQAFYKGFMPSFLCLGSWNVEMFVTYDQPKWALMAARTSREAPF, encoded by the coding sequence ATGGTTGCATTTAAGCCTACAGATGTGCCTCCAAAAGCCACCGTAAAGTTCCTCAGGGCTGGCACTGCTGCCTGCATCGCTGACCTCATCACCTTCCCCCTGGACACAGCCAAAGTCCGGCTGCAGATTCAAGGAGAGAGCCAGGGAGCCATCCGAGCTTCCTCTACCACTGCCCAGTATCGGGGTGTCATGGGCACCATTCTGACCATGGTGAAGACTGAGGGCCCTGGCAGTCTGTACAATGGGCTGGTGGCTGGGTTGCAGCGCCAGATGAGTTTTGCTTCTGTCCACAATGGCCTCTATGACTATGTCAAGCAGTTCTACACCAAGGGATCTGAGCATGCAGGCATTGGGAGCCGCCTCCTGGCAGGCTGCACCACAGGGGCACTGGCAGTGGGCGTAGCCCAACCCACAGATGTGTTGAAGGTACGTTTCCAGGCCCAGGCTCGTGCAGGTGGCAGCTGGAGATATCAGGGTACAGTGGATGCCTATAAGACTATTGCCCAAGAGGAGGGCCTTCGGGGCTTACAGAAAGGAAGTTCACCTAATGTTGCCCACAATGCTATTGTCAACTGTGCTGAGCTGGTGACCTATGATCTCACCAAAGATGTCCTCCTGAAGGCCCATCTCATGACTGATGACCTTCCATGCCACTTCACATCGGCCTTTGGAGCTAGCTTCTGCACCACCATCATTGCTTCCCCCGTGGATGCGGTCAAGACAAGATACATGAACTTTGCCGCGGGCCAGTATGCCAGTGCTAGCCACTGCGCCCTCACCATGCTTCGGAAGCAGGGACCCCAAGCCTTCTACAAAGGGttcatgccttccttcctctgcttGGGCTCCTGGAATGTAGAGATGTTTGTCACCTATGATCAACCGAAATGGGCCCTGATGGCTGCTCGCACTTCCCGGGAAGCTCCTTTCTGA